A portion of the Macaca thibetana thibetana isolate TM-01 chromosome 9, ASM2454274v1, whole genome shotgun sequence genome contains these proteins:
- the MSANTD7 gene encoding zinc finger and SCAN domain containing 29 isoform X1, with amino-acid sequence MASANSSAGIRWSRQETRTLLSILGEAEYIQRLQTVHHNADVYQAVSKRMQQEGFRRTERQCRSKFKVLKALYLKAYVAHATSMGEPPHCPFYDTLDQLLRNQIVTDPDNLMEDAAWAKHCDQNLVASDAPGEEGTGILKSKRTQAADHQPMLKTVKESDEDCQLRISDRIQETSDLEDSWDESSGAGCSQGTPSYSSSHSLFRGAVAPCQSSPMARLGVSGEPSPCTSTSRSTPGVASTPQTPVSSSRAGFVSGGDRPLTSEPPPRWARRRRRSVARTIAAELAENRRLARELSKREEEKLDRLIAIGEEASAQQDTANELRRDAVIAVRRLATAVEEATGAFQLGLEKLLQRLISNTKS; translated from the exons AGTGCGGGCATCCGGTGGTCCAGACAGGAGACACGAACTCTTCTCTCCATACTAGGCGAGGCAGAGTATATTCAGCGCCTCCAGACTGTGCATCACAATGCAGATGTCTATCAGGCTGTGTCTAAGCGAATGCAGCAGGAGGGCTTCCGCCGCACCGAACGTCAGTGCCGTTCCAAGTTTAAAGTTCTGAAGGCATTATATTTAAAGGCCTATGTTGCCCATGCCACAAGTatgggtgagccaccacactgtcCATTTTATGATACGTTGGATCAGCTTCTCCGAAATCAGATAGTGACTGACCCAGACAACTTAATGGAGGATGCTGCTTGGGCCAAGCACTGTGATCAGAATTTAGTGGCCTCTGACGCCCCAGGGGAAGAGGGAACCGGCATTCTAAAATCAAAAAGGACTCAGGCAGCTGATCATCAGCCTATGTTGAAAACAGTTAAGGAATCAGATGAGGATTGTCAGCTAAGAATCAGTGACCGGATACAAGAAACCAGTGACCTCGAGGACTCCTGGGATGAATCCTCGGGTGCAG gGTGCTCTCAAGGGACCCCCAGCTACAGCAGCTCCCACAGCCTTTTCAGAGGTGCAGTTGCTCCCTGTCAGAGCAGCCCCATGGCCAGACTGGGTGTGTCTGGGGAGCCTAGCCCCTGCACCAGCACCAGCCGCAGCACTCCTGGGGTAGCCTCCACACCGCAGACTCCAGTCTCCTCTTCGAGAGCTGGTTTTGTTTCTGGTGGGGATAGGCCCTTGACCAGTGAGCCCCCTCCAAGGTGGGCAAGGCGAAGAAGGCGGTCAGTGGCCAGGACTATTGCAGCCGAGTTGGCAGAAAACAGGCGATTGGCACGAGAACTCTCAAAGCGGGAGGAAGAAAAACTGGACAGGCTGATTGCTATTGGTGAGGAGGCCAGTGCTCAGCAAGACACTGCCAATGAGCTCCGCAGGGATGCTGTCATCGCAGTCAGACGTTTGGCAACAGCAGTGGAAGAGGCAACTGGTGCTTTTCAGCTAGGCCTTGAAAAATTGCTTCAGAGGTTGATTTCGAATACCAAAAGCTAG
- the MSANTD7 gene encoding zinc finger and SCAN domain containing 29 isoform X2, which translates to MARLGVSGEPSPCTSTSRSTPGVASTPQTPVSSSRAGFVSGGDRPLTSEPPPRWARRRRRSVARTIAAELAENRRLARELSKREEEKLDRLIAIGEEASAQQDTANELRRDAVIAVRRLATAVEEATGAFQLGLEKLLQRLISNTKS; encoded by the coding sequence ATGGCCAGACTGGGTGTGTCTGGGGAGCCTAGCCCCTGCACCAGCACCAGCCGCAGCACTCCTGGGGTAGCCTCCACACCGCAGACTCCAGTCTCCTCTTCGAGAGCTGGTTTTGTTTCTGGTGGGGATAGGCCCTTGACCAGTGAGCCCCCTCCAAGGTGGGCAAGGCGAAGAAGGCGGTCAGTGGCCAGGACTATTGCAGCCGAGTTGGCAGAAAACAGGCGATTGGCACGAGAACTCTCAAAGCGGGAGGAAGAAAAACTGGACAGGCTGATTGCTATTGGTGAGGAGGCCAGTGCTCAGCAAGACACTGCCAATGAGCTCCGCAGGGATGCTGTCATCGCAGTCAGACGTTTGGCAACAGCAGTGGAAGAGGCAACTGGTGCTTTTCAGCTAGGCCTTGAAAAATTGCTTCAGAGGTTGATTTCGAATACCAAAAGCTAG